The Triticum aestivum cultivar Chinese Spring chromosome 3A, IWGSC CS RefSeq v2.1, whole genome shotgun sequence genome includes a region encoding these proteins:
- the LOC123058057 gene encoding zinc finger CCCH domain-containing protein 1, whose translation MEGESAAAPTRRWAENVIVLSSGRPPRSEEAAVVAGQGQHQRTDAPPEKLYYKTRLCDKYEATGRCVYEDGCTFAHGRAELRPPVPPHAHAVWRRPPDQEHGGRIVYGGGKAWHNFRDRGHFGDKLAFPHAAAPAPPGHAIRITGDQKLLADERRSATPPAMPSPAPRYTAPGPARAFAPVPAPAARDRLGQIPVEGGGKKPNRLMLMSLRKTSGIYGDWPEQF comes from the exons ATGGAGGGGGAGAGCGCCGCCGCCCCGACGCGCCGCTGGGCGGAGAACGTGATCGTGCTGTCCTCGGGGAGGCCGCCGCggtcggaggaggcggcggtggtggcggggcaGGGGCAGCACCAGCGCACGGATGCGCCGCCGGAGAAGCTCTACTACAAGACCAGGCTCTGCGACAAGTACGAGGCCACCGGCCGCTGCGTGTACGAGGACGGCTGCACCTTCGCGCACGGCCGCGCCGAGCTGCGCCCGCCGGTCCCTCCCCACGCCCACGCCGTTTGGCGCAGGCCGCCCGACCAGGAGCACGGCGGCAGGATCGTCTACGGCGGCGGCAAGGCGTGGCACAACTTCAGGGACAGGGGCCATTTCGGGGACAAGCTCGCCTTCCCCCACGCCGCCGCGCCGGCACCACCTG GTCACGCGATTCGCATCACCGGGGACCAGAAGCTGCTGGCGGACGAGCGGAGGAGCGCCACGCCGCCCGCGATGCCATCCCCAGCGCCGCGCTACACTGCTCCGGGCCCGGCCAGGGCGTTTGCGCCGGTGCCTGCCCCGGCCGCGCGTGATCGTCTTGGCCAGATACCCGTGGAGGGCGGTGGCAAGAAGCCCAACAGGCTGATGCTCATGAGCCTCCGGAAGACCAGCGGCATCTACGGCGACTGGCCGGAGCAGTTCTGA